The Psychrosphaera ytuae genome includes a region encoding these proteins:
- a CDS encoding TolC family protein, giving the protein MKLNSSNLTSLSTALILGLSVFSAQAEKVVSLEQAITLAQQNDPWLHGSRLKQSAVENRSIASGTLPDPKVSLGIMNLPTDTWDLDQEGMTQLKVGVSQMFPRGDSLEIKQDQLQIESTKFPLLREDRKAKLKSQVSQLWLDAYLAQKTIKLIEDDWSLFEQMAEVAKASYSNVVGKTRQQDVIRAQLEIVQLDDRLTSQKQKLETTIARLNEWLHIYDADRLNESFNFDAQPLEFSVSKELPSIQLNNPTVLKASNYSRNLLAQALANHPAILAIDVKRKASEKGVELAKQQYEPQWGVNASYAYRDNMPSGDSRADLFSVGVTFDLPLFTENRQDKQVAASIADSEAIKTEKLLLTKQMISAVEKELRQLKRLSDRQSIYQKQLLKQTHDQAEASLTAYTNDDGDFAEVVRARIAELNARIAALKIDVDALKTVARINYFFSYSQTNSNAEHKPMHTSHRMNQHLSNQQFGEK; this is encoded by the coding sequence ATGAAATTGAACTCTTCAAACCTTACTTCACTTTCAACTGCATTAATACTCGGCTTATCTGTATTCTCAGCTCAAGCTGAGAAAGTAGTGTCGCTTGAACAAGCTATCACCTTAGCTCAGCAAAATGATCCTTGGCTTCATGGTAGCCGATTGAAACAAAGTGCAGTTGAAAATAGAAGTATTGCTTCAGGTACTTTGCCTGATCCGAAAGTATCGCTAGGGATAATGAATTTACCAACAGATACTTGGGATTTAGATCAGGAAGGAATGACTCAGCTAAAGGTTGGCGTCTCTCAAATGTTTCCGAGAGGCGACAGTCTAGAGATCAAGCAAGATCAGTTACAAATTGAGTCCACGAAATTTCCACTGCTACGAGAGGATCGTAAAGCTAAGTTGAAAAGCCAAGTGTCACAACTTTGGTTAGATGCTTACTTAGCCCAGAAAACTATTAAATTGATTGAAGATGATTGGTCTCTCTTTGAGCAGATGGCGGAAGTGGCTAAAGCTAGCTATTCAAACGTTGTTGGTAAAACTAGACAGCAAGATGTTATTCGTGCTCAATTGGAAATAGTGCAGTTAGATGACAGATTAACTTCGCAAAAGCAGAAACTAGAAACGACAATCGCTCGCCTTAATGAGTGGCTTCATATTTACGATGCTGACCGATTGAATGAATCATTCAACTTTGACGCGCAACCACTAGAGTTTAGCGTCTCAAAAGAATTGCCTTCGATTCAATTGAATAATCCAACAGTCCTAAAAGCATCTAATTACTCAAGAAATCTATTGGCTCAGGCTCTTGCTAATCATCCAGCCATACTTGCAATTGATGTAAAACGCAAAGCTTCAGAAAAAGGAGTTGAGTTAGCCAAACAGCAATATGAGCCGCAATGGGGTGTCAATGCGAGCTATGCCTATCGTGACAATATGCCTTCTGGTGATAGCCGAGCTGATTTATTTTCTGTTGGGGTAACGTTTGATTTGCCTTTGTTCACTGAGAATAGACAAGATAAGCAAGTTGCAGCTTCTATTGCTGATTCAGAAGCTATAAAAACCGAGAAATTATTGCTGACAAAACAAATGATCAGTGCGGTGGAAAAGGAGCTTAGACAGCTTAAACGTTTATCTGACAGGCAGTCTATTTATCAAAAACAACTTCTCAAACAAACGCATGACCAAGCTGAAGCGTCATTGACGGCTTACACCAACGATGATGGTGATTTTGCCGAAGTTGTTCGAGCAAGAATCGCAGAATTAAATGCCAGAATAGCAGCCTTAAAAATTGATGTTGACGCACTTAAAACAGTTGCTCGCATTAACTATTTCTTTTCGTACTCTCAAACTAACTCAAATGCTGAGCATAAGCCAATGCACACTTCGCACAGAATGAATCAACACTTATCCAATCAGCAATTTGGAGAAAAATAA